The stretch of DNA TCAGCTTATGGGTAAATCACGTGGGTGTTAAGACTGGAATTAGAGACTCTGATAAGGCCAAAACAGTCAGAGAGTTAGACGAGATAGTCAGGCTGATTATTGAGGAAGAGAAAACCACGCTGGCTGTGAGGAAGTTTTATTCCGAGTTCGTGACACCAGGTCACCTCCCAATACTCTTGGGTAGAGGTCTCGACGTCAGGAAAGGACATACAGAGCTTAGTCTAGCATTAGCTGAGTTAAGCGGGTTAAGACCCTCTCTAATAATCACTGAAGTTCTGAGTGATGGTGACGCAGCTACATATAACGAGGTTAAGAAACTAGCTGAGAAGTTCTCGACTGTAGTTGTTAGAGGAGACGAGATAATCTCAGCTCTAGAGAAAGCTAGGAGAATGTAGTAGTTAGTCTTCGTAGCTGAAGCTCTAAAGAGAGCTTTGATGAGTGAGAGACAGTTAGGGGTTTAGCTCTTATGTTGGTTTTATTGCCTCGTTTTTGTCCTCCTGCGTTGGTTTTTGGTTTGGTTACTCTTGGGGCGTTCGGGGGCACTCCTAGACTCCCACACATGAAGCACTAGAAACACTACAAGTGTCCTCACTCACATCAACTAACATGAACAGATACGAAACCCGAAACAGGCGCACTAGACGTTTGATGAATAGTTATCTGCTTAGTTATTAACTTTTTTGACGTATCTTTAGTAGGGTGATGCGTTGGTCCAGGTAGTTCTTGAGTTGCCTGAAGAGCTTGTCAATTCTCTCAAGAAGATTTATCCAGGACTTGCTACAGAGATTCTCATCAAGAAAGTTCTTGAAGACTATTTAAGCAGGATTTCTCAAAAGCAGGTAGTGCAGGAGGAGGCGCTCGGCAGTATTCAGAGGTTGCTTAGGTCTGCGACAGACACGATAAACACTTACTCCTCACTACTTACAGACCTTAGAAATAGGTTGGTTGAGATGCGTGAAGTTCTTGAAAATTTGAATTCAAAAATTGATGAACTCCCTTCCAAGATCGTCGTGCAGCAAGTTCCTGTCGAGGCTGTTCAGGAGAAGGCTAGAGAGAAGATTACTGCTATAGAGATACTCAAGAAGCAGAAGATAATATATGAGGCAGACATAGCTAAGAAG from Zestosphaera sp. encodes:
- a CDS encoding 3,4-dihydroxy-2-butanone-4-phosphate synthase — its product is MLEKAAELLRIGRPVFIYDSESRESEADIVFFAGAVNTYSITISRKFAGGLTCYVTSKEVGSLLGLRYLEEVFQLLGYRELTRKRLGYGDPPNFSLWVNHVGVKTGIRDSDKAKTVRELDEIVRLIIEEEKTTLAVRKFYSEFVTPGHLPILLGRGLDVRKGHTELSLALAELSGLRPSLIITEVLSDGDAATYNEVKKLAEKFSTVVVRGDEIISALEKARRM